The following proteins come from a genomic window of Methanosarcina sp. MTP4:
- a CDS encoding 30S ribosomal protein S17e, translated as MGNIRQTNIKRTAFKLIENYGDVFTKDFDTNKLLVAKYTTIESKVIRNRVAGYVTRKVARAKII; from the coding sequence ATGGGAAATATTAGACAGACCAACATCAAGAGAACCGCATTCAAGTTAATTGAAAACTACGGAGACGTCTTTACAAAAGATTTCGATACAAACAAACTTCTTGTGGCCAAGTACACGACCATTGAAAGCAAGGTTATCAGGAACCGGGTCGCAGGCTACGTCACAAGGAAAGTTGCACGCGCAAAAATAATCTGA
- the dapB gene encoding 4-hydroxy-tetrahydrodipicolinate reductase has protein sequence MINAAVLGACGRMGSLIIENITSSPDMQLVAAFDVGNVGKDAGEMARVGALGIEVSDVKDMETVLKKTEADVLIDFTIAGATVVNAPTAARCGVNLIIGTTGLTPEQRAVVDGAIQENRVSAVIAPNFSVGVNVFFKIIKEAAKYLADYDIEIIEAHHNQKKDAPSGTALRAADVISEALGGKEYVYGREGIAPRDKEIGIHAVRGGDITGDHTVLFVGNSERIEINHMAHSRQIFAKGAVRAAEWVCAQNPGIYNMDDVLGL, from the coding sequence ATGATCAACGCAGCAGTTTTAGGGGCCTGCGGCAGGATGGGCTCCCTGATTATAGAAAATATCACGAGCTCCCCGGACATGCAGCTCGTTGCCGCCTTTGACGTTGGCAATGTCGGGAAAGACGCCGGGGAAATGGCCAGGGTAGGGGCACTCGGAATCGAAGTATCGGACGTAAAAGACATGGAAACGGTCCTGAAAAAGACCGAAGCCGACGTCCTTATCGACTTTACAATAGCCGGCGCAACCGTGGTAAACGCCCCCACCGCAGCCAGATGCGGAGTCAACCTGATTATAGGGACAACAGGCCTGACCCCCGAACAGAGGGCAGTGGTCGACGGCGCAATCCAGGAAAACAGGGTCAGTGCAGTGATCGCCCCGAACTTTTCGGTCGGAGTTAACGTCTTTTTCAAGATCATAAAGGAAGCTGCAAAGTACCTTGCAGACTACGACATCGAGATCATCGAAGCCCACCATAACCAGAAGAAGGACGCCCCCAGCGGCACCGCTCTTCGGGCAGCCGACGTGATCAGCGAAGCCCTGGGAGGCAAGGAATACGTCTACGGCAGGGAAGGAATAGCCCCCCGTGACAAGGAAATCGGCATCCACGCCGTCCGCGGTGGAGACATCACCGGAGACCACACCGTCCTCTTTGTCGGAAACTCCGAAAGGATCGAGATCAACCACATGGCCCACTCTCGCCAGATCTTTGCCAAAGGCGCAGTCCGTGCAGCCGAATGGGTCTGTGCACAGAACCCCGGCATCTACAACATGGACGACGTTCTCGGGCTTTAA
- the dapA gene encoding 4-hydroxy-tetrahydrodipicolinate synthase — protein MFEGAMPALITPFTKDDRIDGEGLRRNIAFVEAGGVTGIVPCGTTGESATLSATEHEEVIDIAVDCAKVPVLAGTGSNNTGEALQFTKHAADAGVDGALLISPYYNKPNPAGLIAHFTKIAEAVDIPIVLYNVPSRTGQDMPVEVITELAKLGNIVGIKEASGSLDKATRILEGTVDEDFIVLSGDDGLTLPLMSIGGSGVISVTANIVPEKMSGMVDAALKGDYETARKFHYEMAPLIRALFLETNPIPVKKAADLAGLASGHVRLPLAPLADANTEKLAEELRKLGVLK, from the coding sequence ATGTTTGAAGGAGCAATGCCTGCCCTGATCACTCCTTTCACGAAGGATGACAGGATTGACGGGGAAGGCCTGAGAAGAAATATCGCGTTTGTGGAAGCAGGAGGAGTCACAGGTATAGTACCCTGCGGCACCACCGGGGAATCAGCAACCCTTTCCGCAACCGAGCATGAAGAAGTGATCGACATCGCCGTGGACTGTGCAAAAGTCCCGGTGCTTGCAGGAACAGGGTCGAATAATACCGGAGAAGCCCTCCAGTTTACAAAACACGCCGCAGATGCGGGTGTGGACGGCGCTCTTTTAATTTCACCTTACTATAACAAGCCCAACCCTGCAGGGCTAATCGCGCACTTCACGAAAATAGCCGAGGCCGTGGACATACCCATAGTGCTGTACAACGTCCCTTCCAGGACAGGGCAGGACATGCCCGTCGAAGTCATCACCGAACTTGCAAAGTTGGGAAACATCGTAGGGATCAAGGAAGCCAGCGGGAGTCTCGACAAGGCCACCAGGATCCTTGAAGGCACCGTGGACGAGGACTTTATAGTGCTTTCCGGGGACGACGGCCTGACCCTTCCGCTCATGTCCATAGGAGGCAGTGGGGTCATCTCGGTTACAGCTAACATTGTGCCCGAGAAAATGTCCGGGATGGTGGACGCAGCCCTCAAGGGAGACTACGAAACAGCCAGGAAGTTCCATTACGAAATGGCTCCCCTGATCCGTGCGCTTTTCCTGGAGACAAACCCGATCCCTGTAAAGAAGGCCGCCGATCTGGCAGGGCTTGCCAGCGGGCATGTAAGGCTCCCTCTAGCTCCCCTCGCAGATGCCAACACTGAAAAGCTTGCAGAAGAACTCAGGAAACTGGGGGTCCTCAAATGA
- a CDS encoding heparan-alpha-glucosaminide N-acetyltransferase yields the protein MYRAKGRFWEIDFLRGLAVVLMLGYHFLYDLDFFRLAEFELNSGLLSYIGRGAAEMFILVSGAALSISYSRANGAGASSPTSASHSSSTLASFSAISSSSALTTSAFPSKLFRKYLRRGLKLFTLGLVLTAVTRVFLPERYILFGILHFFGVSAILAYPYLRLKEVNLLMALLFFIPGYWLGTRTFGFSTLIWLGFRPEHFQALDYFPVFPWFGMVLLGIYLGNSLYAGGIRQFAVPAFEGSGAVKGFAWLGKHSLFIYFIHQPLFLALLWTAGYLDLNLI from the coding sequence ATGTACAGAGCTAAGGGCCGTTTTTGGGAAATCGACTTTTTGCGCGGGCTAGCCGTCGTGCTGATGCTGGGCTACCATTTTCTCTACGACCTCGACTTTTTCAGGCTGGCAGAGTTTGAACTTAATTCGGGGCTTCTCTCCTACATCGGCAGGGGTGCGGCAGAAATGTTTATCCTGGTTTCAGGGGCAGCCCTTTCAATAAGCTATTCCAGGGCAAACGGGGCCGGGGCTTCATCCCCAACCTCAGCTTCACACTCCTCTTCAACCTTAGCTTCATTCTCAGCCATATCCTCCTCTTCAGCCCTAACCACCTCCGCCTTTCCCTCAAAACTTTTCCGGAAATATCTCCGAAGGGGGCTCAAACTCTTCACTCTGGGGCTCGTGCTCACAGCCGTAACCCGGGTTTTTCTTCCCGAAAGGTACATCCTTTTCGGGATCCTGCACTTTTTCGGGGTTTCGGCCATACTCGCTTACCCATACCTCAGGCTGAAAGAGGTAAACCTGCTTATGGCTTTACTATTCTTTATTCCCGGTTACTGGCTCGGTACAAGGACTTTCGGGTTTTCAACCCTGATCTGGCTGGGTTTCCGGCCCGAGCACTTCCAGGCCCTGGACTATTTCCCAGTCTTCCCCTGGTTCGGGATGGTCCTCCTTGGGATCTACCTGGGAAATTCCCTGTACGCGGGGGGCATCAGGCAGTTTGCAGTCCCTGCCTTCGAAGGTTCCGGGGCCGTGAAAGGCTTTGCCTGGCTCGGTAAGCATTCCCTTTTTATCTATTTCATCCACCAGCCCCTCTTTCTCGCCCTGCTCTGGACTGCCGGATACCTGGACCTTAACCTGATATGA